From Choloepus didactylus isolate mChoDid1 chromosome 19, mChoDid1.pri, whole genome shotgun sequence:
AAACGGACAGAAGGCCTGTGGGTTCATAATGACACTGTTGTGCCAATAAAGTAACTAATTCCGGGAACTGCCCTCCCTTCTGATCTCATTATGTCAGACAATAAATGTCTCTTATTGTTTATGTCACTTTTGGTTGAATTTTATGTTACAACAAAAATAATCCTAACTGATACATCTACATGAGGTAAGAAAAGCAGATTTCAAAACAATATAGATATCatcagcttttaaaattttaattaaattaatggaagaatagaTGCCAAGTTTTAACTTTGGTTCTCTCTGTATGGAAGGATtacagagaatttttaaaatcttgttcttgaatatattttctatttctgtcatAAAGAACATTTATCAATTCAATAATAAGGGACATAGAAAAGCATCAGGCAGTGCCTAGGAAAGTTAACAATGCTAACAAACCTTCGACCCAGCAATTCTTCTCCTAGATTTATGCCTGAGAGCAAGGGTTGCCAACTATTACCCCTGGGCTAGATCCAGCCTACCTTGTTTTTGTACTGTCCACaagctttacatttttaaatggctgggGGATAAAAACTCAAAAGAAGAGTATTTCATGACATGGAAATTATACGACATTCCAATTCCACtgtccataaataaaattttgaattttgtcatcaaaattttataaaatttgttcTCTTTCTTGTTATCTTGGTAGTTACATAAATATCCTTGATTTTGCCtcttggcccacaaagcctaaacaTTGAccatctgaccctttacagaaaaagtttgcccaactatgctggtttgaaactattatgtaccccacaaaagcttTATACTCTCTTAATCCAATCTCGTGGGTGCAGActtgttgtaggtgggacctttccactgggttatttccatggaaatgtgaccctgcccattcagggtgggtcttggttagtttactggagtccttaagagagctcaggggccgatacagacccagacgtttggaggcactaagctaagagatgaagcccagagtttgccctgtagaagttaagtgagaacccacagacgcttaaggagaaagccactggaatcagaagctgaaagcaacacaacctgggagcaaaggaccagcagacgccagccacatgccttcccagcggacagaggtgttccagacaccatcagccttttcctcagaaaaggttatctacctcttgatgccttaatttggacattttcatggcctaagaactgttaaatttgtgaactaataaacccccttggaaaagccaatccatttctggtattttgcattccagcagccttaggaaaccaCGAACAGCACCTCTACCCTAAAGAAATCCTCAACACACCTATACCAGGAGACATACAAGAATGTTTGTAATAGCACAATTTTGGAGACAAGCTAAAAGCTTGTCATTACGAGAATGGGTGAACCGCGGCATTGGGCTATTCTATCCAGCAGTAAAAATgcctggatggatggatgaaagaaaCATATCAAAGCAGATAAATCTCAAAAGGCTGAGGGGGCAAAAAGCAGGTTGCAGAGGATGCAGTATGAttagtgtgtgtgtatttagttctaAGCAAAGTTATCACATGTGTAGActggcaccaccaccaccacagggAAGTTTCTTTTAAGGAATGATAGAATTGGCATATTTAAATTTTGCAACTGCCAATGAAATAATGGACTAAGCACTAAGAAACTGCGTTAATGGCTGTTAATGTCCCAAAGGGAGAGAACTTGACATTATGTGCCTCCTGATATAAGAATATAAACCTATGAAGTATTCTTACCAAAAAACTCAAACTCGAATCTGAGCAAGCCTAGAGATCCAACTACCAATTTTCAGGAGATGAAGTGAACAGTGGAACATGTTGAACAATAGGAGAGGGCTGCAATAAGCAAAATTTAAACTGGGGAACAGGACAGACAATCCAGTTtcttcaacaagaaaaaaaagcaaaaaaaaaaaaaagagagagagagagagagagaaagatggggccCCTATACTCTGTAAGGGTAGTCTACTGAGTGAAGTAGACTTAGATGATCTATCAACCAATTGCAATAtggggacattttttttttttgatcctgatgcaaactattttttaaaaacatgaatttataAGACAACTGGAAATTTGAACATTAACTGGATATTCCCTGAtattaaggaattttaaaaatttagatgtGATAATAGTACTAAGAGCCCTCATGTTTTACATATACCTACTGAAGTATTTATCAATGAAACAAGATTTCATTCTGGAATTTACTTTGAAGTAATTCAGGAGTGGGGGAAGTGGATGGATGGGGTAGAGAAGAAACAAGATTGGCCACAGATTGATACCTATGGACTTGCTGATGTTGGATTCAACGTACATGAGGATTCGTTATGGTACTCTcactatttttataaagaaaaaggctttaaaaataagcatatggaaaaactGTGGTTTAAGCAAGACACCAATTTATTCCTCTCTCATATAAAAACTGGGTGTAGGTGGTGCGGGGAGCTTTGTGGCAGCTTCCTAAGCATCAGAGCCCCACTCCTTCCAGCCTGTTGCTGCCTCCGCATCCCCCGCAATCCTCTTCACTTGGCTTCCCCCTCTGGGTGTCACAGAGCTGCCCCAGCTCCAGCCATTGCCACCCTTCCAGCCAAGAAGAAGGAGCAGGGTGGGAAGAAGGGCAAGCTTCCTTCTTTGAAGGACAAGTCTTAGAGGTCACACAAAGCACTTTACCATGGACCAAATTTGGTCACTGGCCACACCTGGCTGCAGAAGAGGCTGGGACATGCAGTCTTTAGTCTGGGCTGCCATGGATGGCTGAAAACCAGGGCTTCTATACCAAGAAAGAAGGGGCAGGtggagatggggggatgatcAGCAGTGTCTGCCGCGGCGCTCATCCCTCCAAGACCCAGGCGTGTGGAGTGCCACAGATCGGTGCTCGGAGCTGGCAGCAGAGCTCTGTACAGCTGGTGGCCCTGATGCTGTTTAAATAGGTCTGTCATTTACAAAGACAAATGAAGCAATCTGCCCTGAAGTCCCCACTCGAGTGCTTCAGATGCTGGAGCTGGGGCCTGGCTTCCTGTGCTTTCCCAAGCCAGATGTTCATCTCTAGGAAGCTGCTGTTCTGGTGAAGACACCCGCGGGGACCAGCAGCAAGGCTGGCGATGCCATTTCCTATGCTGTGGCTAAAACCAAACCAAAGCCTGCACCTAAGCCTGGATCTGGCCCTCGGCCCTAGTATTTGCTCAGCTAGGGACAGGAGAAATCTGTCCAGCCTCTCCCTGGGCAACCAAACCACTTCCCAGGGGCCAGAAGTGGTCAGCAGGTGGGCCTAGGGGCCCTGCTGGCGCTTGAAGCTAGGACTTCCTAAAACCCAGCTGCTCTCATAACACCCCGAAGATTTTTGCCATATGTTTGCTTTTAGTCAGCCCTGATTTTaaaaacaccttgcattaattttaaaaagaaatctatcACTGCCGTAAATGGAAAAGCAGTATGGCCTGCCCTAAATAGAAGGTAACTGAAAACCTAGCTAAGATTCTGCCATAGGCTCTGAGCCTGGCGGCGCTCTCTTTGTTAAAGCCAAGCTAGCATTAAACTGGGACTTCCTCCTGGAGGCATTTAAAGGgatcaaaagaattaaaaattccaATTCATGTTCCCCATAATGCCATTCCATgttatttaatgttatttaatgCCTATCAGTCACCATTAAGGATCATTTCTCCCGGAGTATGCAGCCCCAATCCTGGGAAGCTGTCTGATGCTCACCTCAGTTTCCACGTCTGTAAAATGGATGTGGTAGGATGACGCATGTCAGTCAGGCCTCGCACttgagtgcctggcacatggtataCACATTCAAATGCTGGCTATTATTATTTGTCAGTCAGTTTCATGGAAGAGAATATTTGAGTCCTATGATTAAAGAACTAAATATGGCTTGAACAAAAGTAACCAACCAAAAAGGCTGAGCAACCCAAATATCAAAGAAGCAGGGAGAGGAACATAAAACCCCAAACACTTCATTTAACAATGGAAGacaatttattattgttttttaaatcatcgCTTAACATTTCAACTCTTGGTAGAAATCAAATGCAAAACATGTGCGTTTTTAAATTAGCATATATTTAACTATCTCAATCACAGCAACCTCATACAGCAAGATACACACCAAGAAGGAACACCGGCGTAGCATTTCTTATTCCAGTCTGTGAACACAGTGTTTCCGTGATGATATGTACATTGGACTCCTCTTAGCACGAGTCAGTCATTCCTGCTTTTGTTCGCCGTGTTATGTGGCATCATGGTTGGCTGAGAGCTGCAGTGCTGTGGGAGCAATCTAGAAACAGAAACTAGAAAACTAGAACTTTCAGGAGTGGGACAGGCATTGACGCTTCTGAAATGTGAAAAGGAAGAACATCAAATATGAATGCCCTGGAGTGGGCTGGTTTTAGTAATAGAGTTGGTAGAAATTCAGCCTTATATATACATTGTATATCTATCTACATGGGATCTActggatatattaaaaaaagagccACATACGATTTGGAAAGCCTTTAAAATCACTCAACTGAGTTGCAAGAACATCAACAAATCAATGCCCTCATCAGCAAAAACAGTGGCCTCAGGATTCAGCCAGATCTGAATTTTGATCAAGAAGTAAAGACCTCCTTCTACCTGAAAGCCCCACTGCATGTAAGTTCCTGTAACACTGTGTACATCTCAACTGCTTATGGCTAAAATTTATTATTAGTTCACAAggaagttgttttattttcaaactctTGCCCCACTCCTACACTGCACCCCAAAAGGAAGATCCAGGGGTCAGGAATTCACATGAGGAGATTAAGGGGCCTTCAGGTTTGGACGTGCTTAGGCTCAGCGGAGAATCTGAGAGGTCTGTGTAATGGATGCACGCCGACTCCTGCCCGCTTTTAGTGCAAAAAGATCGCAAATGTTGTTGCAGACGAGTCCCAGAAACAGGTGAGGAGAAAAGGACTGAAATGCAGGGGTAGTGGGAATCCCAAATGGTTTTCCTTCTGAAACGAGACTCAAGGAGTCTGGAGTGCAAGGTTCACACTTGGCGAGCGCCAAAGACCAGGGCTGCGGATCCCAAGGGCGAGGTCCCTGAACAGCCACTAGATGACCACAGTCAGCAGGTGCACAGCCTGCACGCGGCGCCCAGGCTCGCCCCTACGTGCACACTGGAGGTAGGTGTACAGAGATTTATTGTAGGGAAGACAACGTGGCTCTCCACCAAGGAAAAGGGGCATCGTCGCTGTTCCTCTCGTGCCCCCGCGGTCAGTGGGGAGTGGAGGATACAATAAAAAAGGACGCGTCCCTCCCTTGGAAGACTAAAGAACCCCAGGCATCTTCATAAATAGctacataattaattttttaaccaCTTTGAAACACTTGGCaagttgaatatttatttaaaaataaatctcaaaaatatctATTTACAATACAGTAAGAGGGGCATGTGcaaacaacagaaaggaaaaaaaaacagtcagtCCTGCTGTGGAAGGTGCACACTTCAATGCTTTGGAGAAAAGTTCACAAATACCGTGGGCTAAGTAAGATGAGCTGTGCTTGGCAACAGGATGACATTCAGCTAACAGTGGCCTCGGCTCAGcccctgaaacccagagaggcAGGGGTAAGCCAGGGAGGAGGAGAGCCCAGGCAGGGATGCttgtgttgggggtgggagtggagaggGATGAGCCACTGGAAGAGGCCCAAGTGTGGCAGGAGGGCTCATTTCACAAGCCAACAGGCCTCCAGCTCGCCActccaggtgtgtgtgtggaagTGACCTGAAAGGTCCTTCCCAGTCCAAGTTGCCTTCTCGGTGGGTGAGAAGAGTTCTAGAGATAGAAAtcctctttaaaaaagaaaaaacaaaaacaactgaatAAGAGTAGAGATTAGTAAAAATGAATCTGAATGGAAGTGCTACCCTCTCCCTTGTCAAAGGACAAAGCAGCCATTGGTTGAAATGTCCGCATTACTGAGAGCTAAGTGAACTCCCACAAGCGGGGGCAGCCAGCCCCACAATCCTCTGGGCACCTAAATGGTAAAGTGCAGGCCTCTGCTTCCAAGATCAATGCATCACTCCTTCTTCACCATGAAACCAGAAAGGTCAGTGGTGTAGCCCTTGTAGCAGGAAGGTGAAAGGTCAAGTCTATCTATGCAAGATACTGGAGAACTGGGTGGACTTGTAGTTCAGCTGGCTGTTGGGCATGAACTTGTGCAGCTCACTCTTTTTGCAGCAGGGGTCGTAATGGTAGGTGCTGAGACAGGCGTCGCAGGAAACTTTTGAACACTGGGTGCAGGTGTTGGTGGCACCTGGGCGGTTGCAGAAGCCACAGCGGGAGGTGGCGGAGGGCTTGGATTTCACGTGGAGGTGTGGCAGTCGGTCAAGGCCCTGAGTCTGGCCCGAGTACTTCTCCCGCAGAGGGAGTCCGGGAGCCAGGCTGTCGTGAGCAGAGGCCTTGCCAGGGAAGGCGCCGGGCTTGGAGGCCGGGGAACAGGCGAGCAGGCTGTCACAGCGCTGGCAGAGGGAGGAGCTACACGACAGCCCGCAGTTTTGGCACTTCAATAGCGCAGACTCTTTGGCGGGGGGCGAGCGCTTGTGGTAGAGGGGGTGGGCATCGTTTCTGAGCAGCCACACATCTGGCCGTGGGGCCTCCTGCCTCCGGTAGGTGGCCCTGGGCTCCGAGTCAGTGTACAGATCCACATCATCCTGAGTGGAGAAGTAGGGGCTGCGCAGCAGGCTGAGGCCATTATTGGGGGAGGCAGGTGGGAGGTCATCCGGACTCCCATGGGGGGAGCTGGACATGGTTAGTAGTGAAGGGGACGGGCGGATAATCTCATCCTTGAGGTCATCCCCCAATTCTGGGGCCGCAGGCTCCTTCCGCAGGCTCAAGGAGGCCTTCAGGGGCGGCTTCCTGCTCTCCCAGTAGCTGTCATAAGCATCCACTGATCTCGAGGGCTTGGTCACACGGGGCTTGTAGTAGTCCTTGGCCGCCCGCTCGCTGGCTGACTTCTGGAGCACCACCCGGGCCATGGAGGCCGTTAGGTGCTCCCTGCCCTCGGCCCGCCGCCGAAGGGCGTCTGAGCAGCCACGTGCATCCTCCGTGCTGTTTCTGCGCTCACTCACAACGTCCAGCTCCGAGTAGCCCTTGTCCTTCACTTGAGAGTGGATTTCCAGCATCTGCTCACACTCCACCTTGGCCAGAAAGAGCTCAAAGGAGACCATCTTCACCTGGAGAGTCTCCACTAGCTCTCTGAGCTTGTATGCAGTCCCCAACTCAGGCACGTATCCCATGTAGTTCAGGATGGTGCGAATGTCCTCTTCCAGTAATGCAGACTTGACATAATAAACAAAAGGGCCCGTGTAGGTCTggaaggaagggggagaaaaagagaggcGGGGTTTCTCTCTGAAATACGCAATGAAGACTGTGTCACGCAAAGCACATCCAATTCTGAACAGGAGTATgtggggagaggaaagggaagcAGCTGATCTCGGGAGCCTGCACAGAAGGCAGAAATAATGCTTCCTAACAGCTCAAAGAACTGGTGTGAGGGAAGTGGCACAGATCCTTTCCTAAGCACAGGGACCCAAACCACTAGTTCACCACATGGGGTGCGAAGGCAACACTCCTGTGAGGAGGAACCAGGCACacgggggaacagaggggacaGGATGACAGGCAGGGCACCCAGTGAGCAATGAGAATACTTCCTCTGGCATTTCTGTGAAGGGCGGAAAAATATGTCAAAATGAAGAACCACTCGGAGATGCTCTCCTGAGCTGTCACTGCCACTAGAACGATTTGGAATTCCACCTCTCTCAAATTCATCTGCTCCCCTCCTTATCCACGGCAGCCACTGAGTCCAAACCACCGTGTCCTTTCACTGCACCCAGACACTTGCGACAGCCTCCTAACTAGGCTCCCTGTCCCCACTTCTGCCCCTCTACAGTCCATTTCCCCAACAACAGACAGAAAGATCCTTCCAAATGCACACCAGGTCCCATCACAGCCCAGCTTCCCGCCCCACTGGCCTACAGGCCTGGCCCAACATGGGTGCTGCTCCCCTTCCACCCGCCTGGCTGATGCTGTGAGCAGCTGAGGTTAGGAACCCAGTGAAGAGATGACACTGGAGAGACAGGCCAAGTGGGGAGCCGGCAGGTGATGCTGGCTATTATCCCTAAGACAGGAGGGAGCCCAGAAGGGTCTGGGAGCAGAGGAGGGATGTGACTGGCCCAACCCTATGCAGGGTGGAAGGAAGGGAGCCCAGGGCTCCTCCCTGGGCCTTACCTTGATGCTTTTGAATTCCTTCTTCCACGGGTAGAGGAAGAGGTTGACGCCCACTGTCTCCAGCAGGCTGAAAGCGCAGTGCAGAGCCCGGAGGCTGGAGGAGCTCAGTGAGCGCAGAGAGCTCTCCACCACCTCGTAGAACTGGATCAGCCGGAATCGATAAAAGGGATCCACCTGGTGTAGGCTGAGCAGGGTTGAGGCTGCCACCCGCAGGTACTCATCGCTGCCAGGCCGCTGCTTGCTGGGGGTGGTGTCCACTTGGCCCTCGTGGAACTGCACGTACTTCCGAAATAAGTCATCCTTATATTTTGTATCCATTGAACTGGGCTTCCCCATCCAATCCAGAGAGGGGGGCTACCTTAACTCCCCCATGGCTTCTGGTTTAGAGGCCGGGACATGGCTAATAACACGGACACGTTGCCCACCTGGGCCAGCAGAGTGCTCTGCAAGGGGAGGAACAAGAGACATCATTCCTCCGAGGGGGCCGCACCCCAGCTTCTGCCTGCTGCAGCAGCACAACCAACAGAACCAGCCTGGGCTCCGCCGGACACCACCCCCCAGGCCCCTTTCTGTTCATTCAGTCAACACATTTCCTGAGCATGTATTACATGGAAGGACAGAGGGGAAACGACATATAAGATCCCTGACACATGATGGACACTTCTGAAGGCAAAGTTCAGGGAATATATAAAAGGGGAATTTAACCTGGTTTTGTGAGGAGAAAGAGGAGCTTAGAAAGGCCCCCCTGAAGTTAGACCTGAAGGAAGAGGAGTTTGTCAGGCAGAGACATGGGTGAAGGGTGTAAGAGCAGGCAGGGGGCCCTGAGCGAGCACTAACAgagcacttactacatgccaggtacTATTCCAGGCGACTTACGTGTACTAACTCATCTAATCTCCGTAACCAACCCTCCAAGAGGgttatcatcattttacagatgtaaaaaCTGAGAGGCAGAGatattaagaaacttgcccaaggttataagACAATTAAGAGGCAGAATTGAGATCAGAACCCAGGCAGCCAAGCTCCAAAATCCATGCTCAGAACCACCACACCCTGCGTTCTGGAAGCAGGAAGGAGCTTGCATGTGAGCAGAAGGGCTACCGGTGCTGAAGCAGAGGGAGCACAGCGAGGGGTGACAAGAGATGAAGCTGCTGTCGTTAAGCAGGATCCCCATCCTGAGGCTACACAGAGCATGGTAAGAACTTTATACTTTATTTCAAGAGCCACATGAAGCCACTGAAGAGTTTAAGTCAAGGGGAAGGTGACACGATCATAATTAGATTTTTAAGAGACCACTCAGGCTGCTATCCCCTGGAAAGTGCTTTTATCCACCTTTGATGACTTGTGTTCCCCTTTACCTGGCATGAGGAGGAAAACAGAACATTCTGAGCTGGGACATACAGGATTTATACAACCCTGCCATGTGTTTGGCCACTTAGAGGGACACGTATGGATCCAGCACTATGCTTGGTGCCACAATGCTGGGAGCAGTTCTGGATTCACTGAGGGACTGCCAGGGTCAGGGACAGCAACACAGCCCAGGGGTTCCAAACATGGATTCTGAAGCCAGGCGGCCTGGGTGTAAACCCTGGCTCTGCTTCTGCAGGTGAGttaggtaagttacttaacctctcggAGCCTGTTTTCTCCTCTGAAACGGGGTTAATAATAGGACCTTTAGTCCAGAGTTggtgtgaaaattaaatgcaatcagCATGGAAAGCACTTCACTGAGTGCTGGCTCCAAGTAAGCCTTTGACACTCACAAGCAACCACTCCTCTTGTGTGAAGATGCTACCTGCCCCCCAAGATGCCAAGCTTTCtcaagaaggaaagaacagagcAGGGGCAGAGAGCTCCAACTGGGGGGTGGACATGGCATTTTCTTTTCCCAATCACAAGCTACATGGGTGCAGGGACTGTGGCATCTTGCTCAGTAGGGCTACCTCAGCACAGTGCTGGGGCAAAAGAGTGGGTGCTTCATAAATAACTGCTGACCGGGTGAAGGAGGCTCCCACTGACCATGCAAGATGGAGAGGAATGACAAAAGCAGCACAGTGGATTTGGGAGGGACTTGTGGAATCCACCAAATCTGAGTTCAGCTCACCCTGAGGGCCTACGAGCCTGGCAGCTATCACGAGGTCAATAAAATCA
This genomic window contains:
- the SPATA2 gene encoding spermatogenesis-associated protein 2; this translates as MGKPSSMDTKYKDDLFRKYVQFHEGQVDTTPSKQRPGSDEYLRVAASTLLSLHQVDPFYRFRLIQFYEVVESSLRSLSSSSLRALHCAFSLLETVGVNLFLYPWKKEFKSIKTYTGPFVYYVKSALLEEDIRTILNYMGYVPELGTAYKLRELVETLQVKMVSFELFLAKVECEQMLEIHSQVKDKGYSELDVVSERRNSTEDARGCSDALRRRAEGREHLTASMARVVLQKSASERAAKDYYKPRVTKPSRSVDAYDSYWESRKPPLKASLSLRKEPAAPELGDDLKDEIIRPSPSLLTMSSSPHGSPDDLPPASPNNGLSLLRSPYFSTQDDVDLYTDSEPRATYRRQEAPRPDVWLLRNDAHPLYHKRSPPAKESALLKCQNCGLSCSSSLCQRCDSLLACSPASKPGAFPGKASAHDSLAPGLPLREKYSGQTQGLDRLPHLHVKSKPSATSRCGFCNRPGATNTCTQCSKVSCDACLSTYHYDPCCKKSELHKFMPNSQLNYKSTQFSSILHR